One window from the genome of Rufibacter tibetensis encodes:
- a CDS encoding GH1 family beta-glucosidase, translating to MIEQDHPAPQYQDGLHKKAFGKEFKWGVSTAAYQIEGAHEADGKGPSIWDDFTNTKKKVLQGLHANHTCDFYNRFPDDLDLMRSMHIPNFRFSLSWPRILPGGTGSVNQKGLDYYDRLIDNCLSRGIEPWVTLYHWDLPAALERQGGWTNRDVVQWFSEYVQLCASRYGDRVNHWMVLNEPMAFVGAGYFLGIHAPGRRNINAFLAATHHATLCQAEGGRILKQLLPQAEIGTTFSCSHIEPYRNLERDQKAARRVDALLNRLFLEPSLGLGYPFKDIPYLNRIEKFFEPGDENRMAFDFDFIGLQNYTRELVKYSFFTPFLQAKLVPAARRGVPLTVMGWEVYPEAIYHMLHRFNAYTGIKKIIITENGAAFPDTVKDGQVNDPDRVEYLQRYLRQVLRARQEGVKVEGYFVWSFSDNFEWAEGYHPRFGLVYVDFETQERIVKSSGHWFSQFLAQG from the coding sequence ATGATTGAACAGGATCACCCAGCACCACAGTACCAGGACGGATTACACAAAAAGGCTTTCGGAAAAGAATTTAAATGGGGCGTTTCTACGGCGGCTTACCAGATTGAAGGAGCGCATGAGGCAGATGGAAAGGGTCCTTCTATCTGGGACGATTTTACCAACACCAAGAAAAAGGTACTGCAAGGGCTGCACGCCAACCATACCTGCGATTTCTATAACCGCTTTCCCGATGATCTGGACCTGATGAGGTCCATGCACATCCCCAATTTTCGCTTCTCGCTTTCATGGCCCAGGATTTTGCCCGGAGGAACCGGGTCTGTGAACCAAAAAGGGTTGGACTACTATGACCGCCTGATTGACAACTGCCTGAGCCGGGGCATAGAACCTTGGGTTACTCTGTATCACTGGGATCTTCCCGCAGCGCTGGAGAGGCAAGGCGGGTGGACCAACCGAGATGTAGTGCAGTGGTTCTCTGAATACGTGCAGCTCTGCGCCTCCAGATACGGGGACCGGGTAAACCATTGGATGGTTTTGAACGAGCCCATGGCCTTTGTGGGGGCCGGCTACTTCCTGGGCATCCACGCACCCGGACGCCGGAACATCAATGCTTTCCTGGCGGCTACTCATCATGCCACGTTATGCCAGGCAGAAGGAGGGCGAATTCTGAAGCAGCTCTTGCCCCAAGCTGAAATAGGTACCACCTTTTCCTGTTCGCACATTGAGCCGTACCGTAACTTGGAACGTGACCAAAAAGCCGCCCGCCGGGTAGATGCCCTGTTGAACCGCTTGTTTCTGGAACCTTCCTTAGGCTTGGGCTACCCCTTCAAAGACATTCCCTATCTGAACCGGATAGAGAAATTCTTTGAACCCGGAGACGAGAACCGAATGGCCTTCGATTTCGATTTTATAGGCCTGCAGAACTACACGCGGGAACTGGTGAAGTACTCCTTTTTTACTCCGTTTTTGCAAGCCAAACTGGTTCCTGCCGCTAGGCGAGGAGTTCCGCTCACGGTTATGGGCTGGGAGGTGTACCCAGAAGCCATTTACCACATGCTGCACCGGTTCAATGCCTATACCGGCATCAAGAAGATCATTATCACTGAGAACGGGGCCGCTTTCCCGGACACGGTGAAAGACGGACAGGTAAATGACCCGGACAGGGTAGAGTACTTACAAAGGTACCTGAGGCAAGTGCTGCGTGCCCGGCAGGAAGGAGTAAAGGTAGAAGGGTATTTCGTGTGGTCGTTCAGTGACAATTTTGAGTGGGCAGAAGGATACCATCCCCGCTTCGGATTGGTTTATGTGGACTTCGAAACCCAAGAGCGCATTGTTAAAAGTTCAGGTCATTGGTTCAGTCAATTTCTGGCCCAAGGTTGA
- a CDS encoding UDP-2,3-diacylglucosamine diphosphatase gives MKRIKSTRKRKVEVVVISDVHLGTYGCHAKELLAYLKSIKPKKIILNGDIIDIWQFSKSYWPTTHMQVVKYLTGMISKGVEVTYITGNHDEMLRKFVGFRLGSFTIQNKVVLELDGQKAWIFHGDVFDVTMQHSKWLARLGAHGYDLLILLNRLVNFIGHKFQREKVSFSKSIKNRVKSAVKFINDFEKVCADLAIENQYQYVVCGHIHQPEIREITTPKGQVTYLNSGDWIENLTSLEYYNGQWHLYTYQEDTVIKQEHLAEPALDFLDSSVLLMNLMSEFNLKRA, from the coding sequence ATGAAGCGGATCAAATCAACCAGAAAGAGGAAAGTAGAAGTAGTGGTGATTTCAGACGTGCACCTGGGCACTTACGGCTGCCACGCCAAGGAACTGCTGGCCTATCTTAAAAGCATCAAACCAAAGAAAATCATCCTTAACGGGGACATCATAGACATCTGGCAATTCAGTAAAAGCTACTGGCCCACAACCCACATGCAGGTAGTAAAATACCTCACCGGCATGATTTCCAAAGGAGTGGAGGTTACCTACATTACCGGCAACCATGACGAAATGCTGCGCAAGTTCGTAGGTTTCCGGTTGGGTTCTTTCACTATCCAGAACAAGGTGGTGCTGGAACTGGACGGCCAGAAAGCATGGATTTTCCACGGAGATGTGTTTGACGTAACCATGCAGCACTCTAAATGGCTGGCCCGCTTGGGCGCCCATGGGTATGATCTGCTCATTCTCCTCAACCGCCTGGTAAACTTTATCGGCCATAAATTCCAACGCGAAAAGGTTTCTTTTTCAAAGAGCATCAAGAACCGGGTGAAAAGCGCAGTTAAGTTTATCAATGACTTTGAAAAAGTTTGTGCCGATCTGGCCATAGAAAACCAATACCAATACGTGGTCTGCGGACACATCCATCAACCCGAGATCAGGGAAATCACCACGCCTAAAGGGCAAGTCACTTATCTAAACTCCGGTGACTGGATAGAAAACCTGACCTCCTTGGAGTATTACAACGGACAGTGGCACCTCTATACCTACCAAGAAGATACAGTAATAAAGCAGGAGCATCTCGCGGAACCAGCCTTGGACTTCCTAGACAGCAGCGTACTCCTGATGAACCTGATGTCAGAATTTAACCTGAAAAGAGCTTGA
- a CDS encoding site-specific integrase yields MKEKAVSFYLKDSTNEKSKVETLIFASFSYYGKRLRMSSGLSIAPNNWDSKTKLPKKSFMNYMEYKEKLGTWEKDALESFKTFTIKNTIPEPKSLKAHILGKKNLRHEAEILDFKERYADFFEEKSLEVKELTLKKYKTFIFLIKEFEAKHNTIVRFDTIDTLFEKHFKNYLTGTRKQKNDTVSKYMECLKVYLEWALQKGHHGVTTFKSFKTPKTKPQVIYLTYNEFGKLLDLDLTGNDRLSKVRDMFCFQCLTAQRFSDVANLKWGELVKNDNNELEWHLFQQKGNKQKKLEILLTPDALAILDIRSTSNKNDFVFERITNQKINVYLKELGKLAEINGHIVDRRYSGKKAVERSGPKYNFITTHTARRTYVTVSSQRGMNDKSIMDNTGHEDARTLHRYLGSDKIIRNKQMKSAWTR; encoded by the coding sequence ATGAAAGAAAAAGCCGTAAGCTTCTATTTGAAAGACAGCACAAACGAAAAATCAAAAGTAGAAACCCTCATATTTGCCAGTTTTTCCTACTATGGAAAAAGGTTAAGAATGTCGTCTGGTTTAAGCATTGCGCCAAACAATTGGGATAGCAAGACCAAGCTCCCCAAAAAAAGCTTTATGAATTACATGGAGTACAAAGAGAAGCTTGGCACTTGGGAAAAGGATGCACTTGAATCCTTTAAAACGTTCACCATCAAGAATACCATTCCAGAACCAAAATCTTTAAAGGCGCACATACTAGGCAAAAAGAACCTAAGACATGAGGCTGAAATTTTGGACTTCAAAGAAAGGTACGCCGATTTTTTTGAAGAAAAGAGCCTTGAAGTCAAGGAATTAACCCTTAAAAAGTATAAAACGTTTATTTTCTTAATTAAGGAGTTTGAGGCAAAACACAATACTATTGTACGGTTTGATACAATAGACACCCTTTTTGAAAAACACTTCAAAAATTACCTTACTGGAACGAGAAAGCAGAAGAATGATACTGTTAGTAAGTACATGGAATGTTTGAAGGTGTATCTTGAATGGGCTTTGCAAAAGGGACACCATGGAGTTACTACTTTTAAAAGCTTCAAAACCCCTAAAACTAAACCGCAAGTAATCTATCTAACATACAACGAGTTCGGGAAGTTACTAGACCTTGATTTGACAGGAAATGACAGGTTATCCAAAGTCCGTGACATGTTCTGCTTTCAATGCCTCACCGCCCAACGGTTTTCAGACGTGGCAAATTTAAAATGGGGCGAACTAGTGAAAAACGACAATAATGAATTAGAGTGGCACCTATTTCAACAAAAAGGAAACAAGCAGAAAAAACTAGAAATACTGTTAACACCAGATGCATTAGCAATTCTAGATATCCGTTCCACAAGTAACAAGAACGATTTTGTATTTGAAAGAATCACGAACCAAAAGATAAATGTCTATTTGAAAGAATTGGGAAAATTGGCAGAGATAAACGGACATATTGTAGACAGAAGGTATTCTGGAAAGAAAGCAGTTGAAAGATCGGGTCCCAAATACAACTTCATTACAACCCATACAGCCAGAAGAACCTATGTAACTGTGTCAAGCCAGAGAGGAATGAATGACAAGTCTATAATGGATAATACAGGACATGAAGATGCCAGAACTTTACATAGATATTTAGGAAGCGATAAGATTATTAGAAACAAGCAAATGAAGAGTGCATGGACAAGATGA
- a CDS encoding recombinase family protein, which yields MKTYVAYYRVSTQKQGQSGLGLEAQKASVKAFLKCETCIVAEYTEVESGKRDSRPQLASAITHAKATGSILVIAKLDRLSRNASFIFALKDSGVEFVCADMPDANTLTIGIFAVLAQHERELISSRTKAALNAKKAQGHSLGTPANLTEEARLKGLKTRQANATNSKQNKQAIHLILSAKAEGKSFPQIVSKLNELGYLTSRGNRFGLSSVHKLYTRASGVEADAKQ from the coding sequence ATGAAAACGTACGTAGCGTATTATAGGGTAAGCACCCAAAAGCAGGGTCAAAGCGGTTTGGGCTTAGAGGCACAAAAAGCATCGGTGAAGGCTTTCCTGAAATGCGAAACCTGTATTGTTGCAGAGTACACAGAAGTTGAATCTGGCAAGAGGGATTCTAGACCACAGCTTGCATCGGCTATTACCCATGCCAAAGCCACTGGTTCCATCCTTGTGATTGCCAAGCTTGACCGCCTTAGCAGAAACGCATCTTTCATCTTCGCCCTCAAAGACTCCGGCGTAGAGTTTGTCTGTGCCGACATGCCAGATGCCAACACTCTAACCATTGGCATTTTCGCGGTGCTGGCACAGCATGAGCGCGAATTGATTAGTAGCCGCACCAAGGCGGCGCTAAATGCAAAAAAAGCACAAGGCCACTCGTTGGGAACCCCTGCTAACCTCACAGAAGAGGCGCGACTCAAAGGTTTGAAAACGCGTCAGGCCAACGCCACCAACAGCAAGCAGAATAAACAAGCAATCCACTTAATACTTAGCGCTAAGGCAGAGGGCAAGTCCTTCCCCCAGATTGTGAGTAAGCTGAACGAATTGGGCTACCTAACGAGCAGAGGCAACAGGTTCGGCCTTAGCTCCGTCCACAAGCTTTACACTAGGGCATCCGGAGTGGAAGCAGATGCGAAGCAATAA
- a CDS encoding DNA translocase FtsK — translation MLKKLLSLFNVKSDLKNQNKLEQESFSYGCVEVIEAGTPITSIEETNDSCVKVEAGTPITQIEETNDSCVEVEAGFVLTEEEINFFIEEEVSRMVSNERLNKLELDPLIKEAAYVISTYQQASSSLIQRKLKLGYNRTGRIIDQLEHLGIIGGFNGVNAREVLVGDLDEIKNILTRGFEYNPKKEYFLNNILPLKKYIIEEKVKEYYEKVEIENVKNLKRKLREEILAKEEEKKEKDKRETLRQQIIDELLIEGFDIEQGLTMKREPIPQAVQDLVWNRDKGQCVNCGSKEKLEFDHIIPFSKGGSNTYRNLQLLCEKCNRQKSNKIG, via the coding sequence ATGCTAAAAAAGTTATTAAGCTTATTTAATGTCAAAAGTGATTTAAAAAACCAAAATAAACTAGAACAGGAAAGCTTTAGTTATGGCTGTGTAGAAGTGATAGAAGCAGGTACTCCTATAACCTCAATAGAAGAAACTAATGATTCATGTGTTAAGGTTGAAGCAGGTACTCCTATAACCCAAATAGAAGAAACTAATGATTCATGTGTTGAAGTTGAAGCAGGTTTTGTATTGACAGAAGAGGAGATAAACTTCTTCATAGAAGAAGAAGTTAGCAGAATGGTTTCAAATGAAAGGTTGAACAAATTAGAACTAGACCCATTGATAAAAGAAGCTGCGTATGTGATTTCTACTTATCAACAAGCTTCTTCCTCTTTAATCCAAAGAAAATTAAAACTTGGGTATAATAGAACTGGCAGAATTATAGACCAATTAGAGCACCTTGGAATAATAGGAGGTTTTAATGGTGTAAACGCGAGGGAGGTTCTAGTAGGTGATCTAGACGAAATCAAAAACATTTTAACAAGAGGCTTTGAATACAATCCTAAAAAGGAATACTTTTTAAATAATATTCTACCTCTTAAAAAATATATTATAGAAGAAAAAGTAAAGGAATATTACGAAAAAGTAGAGATTGAAAATGTAAAAAATTTGAAAAGGAAGCTACGAGAAGAAATTTTAGCTAAAGAAGAGGAGAAAAAGGAAAAGGATAAACGTGAAACCTTAAGGCAACAGATAATTGATGAATTGTTGATTGAAGGGTTTGATATTGAGCAAGGTTTAACCATGAAAAGGGAACCTATTCCGCAAGCAGTTCAAGATTTAGTTTGGAATAGAGATAAGGGGCAATGTGTTAATTGTGGAAGTAAAGAAAAATTAGAATTTGATCATATAATACCTTTTTCAAAAGGAGGTTCAAATACATATAGGAACTTGCAACTTCTGTGCGAAAAGTGTAATAGGCAAAAATCTAATAAAATAGGCTAG
- a CDS encoding helix-turn-helix transcriptional regulator: MNQNLNLSNQIYQMLAQESMAYLKPSLELLVSELKKAFSIEKEILKPDEVCEMLTITNPTLDKRVKKGIFSRYSFDDGRGVYFKRSEIISALKKVN; this comes from the coding sequence ATGAATCAAAATTTAAATTTATCAAATCAAATTTATCAAATGTTAGCACAAGAGTCTATGGCATATTTAAAACCTTCACTTGAATTGCTAGTTTCCGAATTGAAAAAGGCTTTTTCCATTGAAAAGGAAATACTTAAACCAGATGAGGTTTGCGAAATGTTAACCATAACAAACCCAACATTAGATAAAAGAGTTAAAAAAGGCATATTTAGCAGATACTCCTTTGATGATGGTCGTGGGGTATATTTCAAGCGCAGTGAAATAATTTCAGCATTGAAAAAAGTAAATTAA
- a CDS encoding glycosyltransferase family protein, with the protein MKVLYAIQGTGNGHLARALEIVPILKRKCQLDILVSGCQADLVLPFKVKYKCHGLSFVFGKKGGVDFVKTFSQLETRAFYDQARKLPVEEYDLVISDFEPISAWACYFKEKPCLALSHQSAVMDPAAPHPIKEDRLGKLILQNYAPATAHYGFHFQRFSPTTFTPVIRSQVREIQPTNQGHYTVYLPAYADELLLKKLSKFPDVNWEVFSKHNQTPLRQGNIEIKPINNEAFIQSMASSTGVLCGAGFETPAEALYLQKKLLVVPMKRQYEQHCNATALASMGVPVVKSLKSRNLPIIEEWLRYGEAIPVEYPDETEQILDLILTAHYQEKEMKKAKVPFRQKWRNVAFQSFRAFFV; encoded by the coding sequence TTGAAAGTACTGTATGCCATACAAGGCACGGGCAATGGCCACTTGGCCAGAGCCTTGGAGATTGTGCCGATTCTGAAGAGAAAGTGCCAGTTGGACATTCTGGTGAGCGGCTGCCAGGCCGATCTGGTGTTACCCTTTAAGGTGAAGTACAAATGCCACGGCTTAAGCTTCGTTTTCGGGAAGAAGGGGGGCGTAGACTTTGTAAAAACCTTCTCTCAGTTAGAAACCCGTGCTTTTTACGATCAGGCCCGCAAACTGCCAGTAGAGGAATACGATCTGGTCATCAGTGATTTTGAGCCAATTTCAGCCTGGGCCTGCTACTTCAAAGAGAAGCCCTGCCTGGCCTTAAGCCACCAGAGTGCCGTCATGGACCCTGCTGCCCCTCATCCTATTAAAGAAGATAGGCTGGGCAAGCTGATCCTGCAAAACTACGCCCCGGCTACTGCACACTATGGGTTCCACTTCCAACGGTTTTCCCCTACTACCTTCACGCCGGTCATCCGGTCCCAGGTGCGGGAAATCCAGCCAACTAACCAAGGGCACTACACGGTCTATCTTCCGGCCTACGCCGATGAACTGCTCTTGAAAAAACTGTCTAAGTTTCCGGATGTTAACTGGGAGGTTTTCTCCAAGCACAACCAGACTCCACTCCGGCAGGGCAACATTGAGATTAAGCCCATCAACAACGAGGCGTTTATCCAAAGCATGGCTTCCAGTACCGGGGTGCTGTGCGGGGCCGGGTTTGAAACACCTGCCGAGGCCCTGTACCTCCAGAAGAAGTTGTTGGTGGTGCCTATGAAAAGGCAGTATGAACAGCACTGTAACGCCACTGCCTTGGCCAGCATGGGAGTTCCCGTGGTGAAAAGCCTGAAGTCAAGGAACCTGCCGATTATTGAAGAATGGCTCCGCTATGGGGAGGCTATTCCGGTAGAGTACCCTGATGAAACCGAGCAGATCCTTGACTTGATTTTAACAGCTCATTACCAGGAAAAAGAAATGAAAAAGGCAAAGGTGCCCTTCCGGCAGAAGTGGCGTAATGTTGCTTTCCAGTCTTTCAGGGCGTTTTTTGTTTAG
- a CDS encoding nuclear transport factor 2-like protein, whose amino-acid sequence MKRTIKRSLLFGACVLFGFVATAQTKSTSTAKSGYNSKVVENPNADADIKVVSDFLHALVAADMAKAKTLMTSSYKGYGPSSADSLTSEQTISQWEQIHKARTNEKIGQDLKHATFRVKSGVTKGDWVSIWGNYSFTQMGKNITTPFQFTAHVINGKIDYSKIYYDNMHVAKLLGYKITPPESK is encoded by the coding sequence ATGAAAAGAACAATTAAAAGAAGTCTGCTTTTTGGAGCATGCGTACTGTTTGGATTTGTAGCTACGGCACAAACTAAATCTACATCCACTGCTAAAAGCGGGTATAACAGTAAGGTGGTAGAAAACCCCAATGCTGATGCAGACATAAAGGTTGTCAGCGATTTTCTTCATGCACTTGTGGCAGCAGACATGGCCAAAGCTAAAACCCTGATGACAAGTTCCTATAAAGGCTATGGGCCATCTTCTGCTGATTCACTTACTAGTGAGCAAACCATTAGCCAATGGGAGCAGATTCATAAGGCTAGGACCAATGAAAAAATAGGTCAAGATTTAAAACACGCAACATTTCGTGTTAAATCGGGAGTGACGAAGGGAGACTGGGTATCTATATGGGGGAATTATAGTTTTACTCAAATGGGGAAAAACATTACTACCCCTTTTCAATTCACAGCTCATGTAATAAACGGCAAAATTGATTATAGCAAAATCTATTATGACAATATGCATGTAGCGAAGCTTCTTGGGTACAAAATAACTCCTCCGGAGAGTAAATAA
- the darT gene encoding type II toxin-antitoxin system toxin DNA ADP-ribosyl transferase DarT produces MSVIPAKKWLFRIIHIDNLEYILRYGIFNRYHPNADPNYINIGDSNLIEQRNNHQVGISPPGGELGEYIPFYFGPLSPMLYNIKTGHRGITKRPQTDIVYLCCKINDLVGSCGDWCFTDGHAKTAISEFYNSLDNLEKVDWEVVTQKWWNNTEDDFDRMRRKQAEFLVKNHVPVSTIGIIVVHDTERETQVNNMLKQLGLNIPVLVNPKKEFYY; encoded by the coding sequence ATGTCAGTAATACCTGCCAAAAAATGGTTATTTAGGATTATCCATATAGATAATTTGGAATATATTCTAAGGTATGGTATATTCAATCGGTATCATCCCAATGCTGACCCGAACTACATTAACATTGGGGACAGCAATCTAATTGAGCAGCGAAATAATCATCAAGTGGGAATATCTCCTCCGGGAGGTGAGTTAGGAGAGTATATTCCTTTTTACTTTGGTCCCTTGTCCCCAATGTTGTACAACATAAAAACAGGGCATCGTGGTATCACTAAAAGGCCACAGACAGATATCGTTTATTTATGTTGTAAAATAAATGATTTGGTGGGCTCATGTGGGGATTGGTGCTTTACTGACGGACATGCTAAAACTGCAATCTCAGAGTTTTATAATAGTTTAGATAACTTGGAGAAAGTAGATTGGGAAGTTGTTACACAAAAATGGTGGAATAACACAGAAGATGATTTTGACCGTATGAGGAGAAAGCAGGCTGAGTTTCTAGTCAAAAATCACGTTCCTGTGTCAACAATCGGAATTATTGTTGTGCATGATACTGAGAGAGAGACACAGGTGAATAATATGCTAAAACAATTGGGGCTGAATATTCCAGTTCTTGTTAACCCTAAAAAGGAGTTTTACTATTAA
- the darG gene encoding type II toxin-antitoxin system antitoxin DNA ADP-ribosyl glycohydrolase DarG produces MEYIKGNLLDADTEALVNTVNTVGVMGKGIALQFKEEFPINFKIYSAACKRKELQPGKLLIVKEFTIKGEKTIINFPTKTEWYLKSSYGYVEDGLKELARVIETNNIKSIAIPPLGCGNGGLKWEKVKPMIEKYLGGLSNVVIHVYEPNEAVKELLKQQETKKVVKLTPARAMLLYALFYYEALGETSSLFVANKLAYFLQRLGESSLSKLNFTRSHYGPYSIQVEHVMVALNGKYLKGLEQRSAKAFEPLELNYSTFEEISGYIDRELTPEHKQRLDNLINLIDGFQSAFSLEILATVDFVKSEKKDIQPKDIVQAIHNWSDRKRVLFKDKYIDIAVKHLQEYGSRLQIG; encoded by the coding sequence ATGGAATACATTAAAGGAAACTTATTGGATGCCGATACAGAGGCATTAGTAAATACCGTGAATACTGTTGGTGTCATGGGTAAGGGAATTGCTTTGCAGTTTAAAGAGGAATTCCCTATAAATTTTAAAATATATTCCGCGGCTTGTAAAAGAAAGGAACTGCAACCGGGGAAACTTTTGATTGTTAAAGAGTTTACTATCAAAGGAGAAAAAACGATAATTAATTTTCCTACTAAAACTGAATGGTATTTAAAATCAAGTTACGGTTATGTAGAAGATGGATTAAAGGAGTTAGCTAGAGTTATTGAAACAAACAATATAAAAAGCATTGCAATACCTCCTTTAGGCTGCGGAAATGGAGGGCTTAAATGGGAGAAGGTTAAACCAATGATTGAAAAATATCTTGGTGGTCTGTCTAATGTGGTAATTCATGTTTATGAGCCTAATGAGGCGGTAAAAGAATTATTAAAGCAACAAGAAACTAAGAAGGTTGTGAAGCTTACTCCGGCACGCGCAATGCTTCTTTATGCTTTGTTCTATTATGAAGCTTTAGGTGAAACTAGTAGTCTATTTGTAGCTAATAAACTCGCTTATTTTCTGCAACGTCTTGGAGAAAGCAGTTTGAGTAAATTAAATTTTACTAGGAGCCATTATGGACCGTACAGCATTCAAGTTGAACATGTTATGGTTGCTCTTAATGGAAAGTACCTTAAAGGATTGGAGCAAAGGAGTGCTAAGGCTTTTGAGCCTTTAGAATTGAACTACAGTACTTTTGAAGAAATAAGTGGTTATATTGACAGAGAACTTACTCCTGAGCATAAGCAACGTCTAGATAATCTTATTAATTTAATTGATGGTTTTCAATCAGCTTTTTCGTTAGAAATTTTAGCGACTGTTGACTTTGTTAAAAGCGAGAAGAAAGATATTCAGCCAAAGGACATAGTTCAAGCTATACATAATTGGTCTGACAGGAAAAGAGTTCTTTTCAAAGACAAGTATATAGATATAGCAGTTAAGCATCTCCAAGAATATGGTAGCCGATTGCAAATCGGGTGA